A single genomic interval of Cellvibrio sp. PSBB023 harbors:
- a CDS encoding adenosylcobinamide-GDP ribazoletransferase: protein MKKQLNLFFLALGFFSRIPMPAWVEYSPQLLNRSSRYYTLVGWLLGALVAGVFVAASQLFSTSISIWLAMVFSLLLTGVFHEDGLADTADGFGGAFAREKKLLIMKDSRIGSYGAAALVMALLGKYVLLAETSAIALSLLIAYALSRTLAASLIFTLPYVADEDSSKSKPLANNQSRTDFFILVITAAPIFVLLHWQTTCVIIVALLVLRQLITRYFLRQIGGYTGDCLGAAQQVSELVIYAVLIVSTQFTPGFLL from the coding sequence GTGAAAAAACAACTCAATTTATTTTTCCTCGCGCTGGGATTTTTTAGCCGTATCCCTATGCCCGCCTGGGTTGAATACTCACCACAATTGCTTAACCGCTCCAGCCGTTATTACACATTAGTGGGCTGGTTATTAGGCGCACTGGTTGCGGGTGTATTTGTCGCGGCGAGTCAACTTTTTTCCACAAGCATCAGTATTTGGTTAGCCATGGTTTTTAGTTTACTGCTCACTGGTGTCTTCCACGAAGACGGGCTGGCAGATACCGCCGATGGTTTTGGTGGCGCCTTTGCGCGCGAGAAAAAATTACTGATTATGAAAGACAGCCGTATTGGCAGTTATGGTGCCGCTGCACTGGTCATGGCATTACTGGGCAAATACGTGTTGCTCGCAGAAACCAGCGCGATTGCACTGAGTTTACTGATTGCTTACGCCCTGTCGCGCACTCTGGCCGCCAGTTTAATTTTTACCTTGCCTTACGTGGCCGATGAAGACAGTAGCAAAAGTAAACCTCTCGCCAATAATCAATCCCGCACCGATTTTTTTATTCTGGTCATCACTGCTGCGCCCATTTTTGTATTGCTGCACTGGCAGACCACCTGCGTCATTATTGTCGCCTTGTTAGTTCTACGCCAGTTAATAACCCGGTATTTTTTGCGGCAGATTGGCGGCTACACCGGCGACTGTTTAGGTGCAGCGCAGCAAGTGAGCGAGTTAGTGATTTATGCAGTGCTCATAGTAAGCACACAATTTACGCCAGGATTTTTATTATGA
- the cobT gene encoding nicotinate-nucleotide--dimethylbenzimidazole phosphoribosyltransferase, with translation MTIPTALHTDATTPASLNWQIAPLDRTTEADIQARIDQKTKPLGALGQLEQLALQIALVQQKNRISIERPLMLVFAGDHGIAEEGVSIAPSSVTQQMVLNFLAGGAAINCFCRTNHLPLKVIDAGIKYEIKPAPTALIVQRIAAGTRNLAVEPAMTIAQAEQALRLGATLAEQEIVAGSNLLAFGEMGIANSSSAAAILAALSGAPVTQCVGKGTGINDEQLAKKIALVSQGVARITDQSPLNILAELGGFEIAQICGAMLATAQAQKLILVDGFIVSVAALLAVHISPHARAYMIFAHKSEEAGHQLLLQLLNANPLLDLGLRLGEGTGAALALPLIQAATSFYNQMATFESAGVTV, from the coding sequence ATGACGATCCCCACCGCTCTTCATACCGACGCTACCACCCCCGCATCCTTGAATTGGCAGATTGCCCCGCTTGATCGCACCACCGAAGCGGATATCCAGGCGCGCATTGACCAGAAAACCAAGCCTCTCGGCGCCCTTGGCCAGTTGGAACAATTGGCGCTGCAGATTGCGCTGGTACAACAAAAAAACCGCATCAGTATTGAACGCCCCTTGATGCTGGTATTCGCCGGCGACCACGGCATTGCCGAGGAAGGGGTAAGCATTGCGCCCAGCAGCGTAACCCAGCAGATGGTGTTGAATTTTTTAGCCGGCGGCGCAGCGATTAATTGTTTTTGCCGCACTAACCATTTACCACTCAAGGTGATCGATGCGGGGATTAAATACGAAATCAAACCCGCCCCGACAGCCTTGATTGTGCAACGAATTGCCGCCGGCACTCGCAACCTGGCAGTTGAGCCAGCGATGACTATCGCACAGGCCGAACAGGCACTGCGCCTGGGCGCAACACTCGCGGAACAGGAAATAGTCGCCGGTTCCAATTTGCTGGCATTCGGTGAAATGGGTATTGCCAATAGCAGTTCGGCAGCAGCTATTCTGGCCGCACTGAGCGGTGCCCCCGTTACGCAATGTGTCGGCAAAGGCACTGGGATTAATGACGAACAGCTAGCCAAAAAAATCGCGCTGGTCAGCCAGGGAGTTGCCCGTATTACAGATCAATCACCCCTGAACATATTGGCGGAATTGGGCGGTTTTGAAATCGCGCAAATCTGTGGTGCCATGCTCGCCACAGCCCAGGCACAAAAATTAATTCTGGTGGATGGTTTTATTGTCAGCGTGGCGGCATTGCTCGCAGTCCACATCAGTCCGCATGCGCGCGCCTATATGATTTTTGCCCATAAGTCTGAAGAAGCCGGGCATCAATTATTGCTGCAATTATTAAATGCAAATCCGCTGCTGGATTTGGGGTTGCGTTTGGGTGAAGGCACAGGCGCCGCACTGGCGTTGCCGCTCATTCAAGCGGCCACCAGTTTTTATAATCAAATGGCAACCTTTGAAAGTGCTGGTGTAACGGTGTGA